The following nucleotide sequence is from Psychroserpens sp. Hel_I_66.
TATTGTTTTTGGGCATATGCTCCAATTAGAATTATCAATTCCACGCTTTTAAGTTCTTTCCAAAGTAAATCGTGCCAAGTCGGAGCACATTCTGGTCTTGGTGGTAAATCTCCACCTTTTCCTTTTCCGGGATAACAGAAACCCATGGGCATAATGGCGAAATTATTGGGATTATAAAAGGTGTCTTCATCTACTCCCAACCAATCCCTTAGTCGCTTACCGCTGGCATCGTCCCATGCCATTCCTTTTTGGTGGGCTACTCTTCCTGGAGCTTGACTTAGCAAAACAATTTTTGAATCTTTATGTGCTTCTACAATAGGTTTTGCACCTAAAGGTAAATGTGGTTCACAAATGCTGCACTGTCTAATATCGTGGAGTAAATCCTGCATGTTAATCGTC
It contains:
- a CDS encoding uracil-DNA glycosylase family protein gives rise to the protein MQDLLHDIRQCSICEPHLPLGAKPIVEAHKDSKIVLLSQAPGRVAHQKGMAWDDASGKRLRDWLGVDEDTFYNPNNFAIMPMGFCYPGKGKGGDLPPRPECAPTWHDLLWKELKSVELIILIGAYAQKQYLKKEAKRTLTETVANYESYLPKYFPLPHPSPRNRFWLTKNPWFEEEVLGELKMKVNTVI